The genomic region AGTTTTCTTCTCATCTTCTACAacctgctgttcttcagtaacagctttctcaacttcttcattcacctcaactttttcttcaatcttttctgtCTCAACAACTTTCAAATCTTCCTCTTTTACAActtcaactttcttctcaacctcAACTTGAACAGCTTCAGCTTTTATTTCTACAACAACTTTCTTCAAGTTGATCAACATTtcttcaacactcttcttcattctctcttcatctctCTTTCTCAAACACGATATCATGGCATATTTGATTtccttttcatgcctttttgCATACGTGTCATCTTTTAGAACATTTCTATAATATTCAGCCGAtgaaggaattatgagaagaacatcttcAAAGATTATGTTTTTCTTCGGAACAACTGGTTCACCTTCTCTGTTGAAGTAGCACTCTCTCTTTTTATCCCATCTCTTATTCATAATAGCACTCTCGTATTCTTCCTGCATCTCATTCATTCTGTTCAAAGCAATGTTTCTTTCTCTGTAAGTTTTCTCACTTAGAATTTCTTCTCTGGTTTTCTCTTTAATTTCAGCTGTGCCTTTTTCTTCTTTAATTTCAGTAACAAGAACATAATGTTTGCTCTCTGTTATAGCtctgccatgagctgtttttcgaatattctccaaacgatcttcttctggaagaacttgactccaatcatatccttcatcattGTAGCTTACTGCAcaagctctagatttctctctgggtttatcttcgatcattttcggctcttctctgcttcggtggtagatcgccttgtcacaccctggctttgtggaagcgtggttaatttggtgtgacttcttaataccatagcttaatcataacaaagctatatgaattaaaaacatgcaagatcatccattcgattaagtttaaaaccaaaataccataacattgttttaacgggaaaacaccctaacaaccataaccttgttcaacaaacattacaaactcaaacataacataaacatggtttaaggactgtgacttgtccaggaaagagtcacattccctaaacccggatgacctcggaaatagtgcagcgggaaaacgtgccataccgtgccagatcctaattccctaaaatacatgtaagttgaaaaatcaacaataatgttgagcgagttcatgtgtaagtgagtatgtaaaacacttgtaagtataaaaaatttcctggtatgtagcaaataaggaaaaagagatcaccaatggtttgcaaggccattgatatgtgtgaagtgcaagtaggaagactcaaaccttgcgattttgcgtcggggcacaaagtcaccccgaggtccgtactgttggacctggggttgggctcgctacacccagatagatctaccgcttacgtccctcggtcctacaatgaggattaatggcctccagttcccgcctacccactcacatgatctaagtagtaaccctccttacgctaaccataccatgtaaaaagtactcgtaatcatagtaacatgtatttcagccccgcagtttagaaaactgaaaacagttaagagaaaagggggacatgaactcacagtcggtgcgtctctaccaagtactccaaatcaggcagctgtgcaacgacctacatgtactaattctattagacggacggccgtgccttagctttatggtttaggtttttgggaaatagttagacaactatttcgtgtttacttttcgtatatacttggtagttaatctccttcccaaggatgggggatttaatacatgtgcgttcgaattatatcattaagtctcacttaatatatatttatttctaattccaaaatataaatatttttctcaaaaatattatattttcatttcacataatattccccaaaaataatacgttgataaaatacgcgttcgtaaatatttccgcataatgcgtaagttacgttttatcgatcgagtggtaataataattaccagtgtaacttatatagttatcgtgtaagcgttcgtattattttggattcgttaaagttcgaaaatattatttttactctaaaaataatatttatgtatttttcacaaaataatcataaacaatgttgtgaaaatatatatttaccaaatatatatttatcgtgtttagtttttgtgaaaatcccacctccgaatatttagtaaataaagtcatggcgaaatttagatttcgaaaacatgtcaaaaataattctaacacttgtagtgtaaataattctaagtgttaggtttttagaaaaatttcgccagagtttcctctgtaactggaggtggccacgctttcaagcgtatcattttcttttactaaatcaatttcaacaacttctttattcaatcaaacaatttccgacacatcaaactagtcgacaagtatgtaataAATCACacgaacttgtagtttttccgaaactatagtgtaaatcccattatattttgtggatctttatataaagtaatgtgatctcgtaaaaacctcatttttagagtaaatccatctttacaacttctcgtcatcttttacaaagattgttattttgtcgaaacttttcatttcacaagtgtttacacacttgtggtttacaaaaatcatgcttgtaagtgtaagatctatttttagaaaacatgatttttcttgacactcggtcctttgaaaataccacttgcagatacgtagatctgctagttttaaacactattccacaagtaaaacatttttacacaagttcatga from Helianthus annuus cultivar XRQ/B chromosome 10, HanXRQr2.0-SUNRISE, whole genome shotgun sequence harbors:
- the LOC118482694 gene encoding translation initiation factor IF-2-like codes for the protein MNEMQEEYESAIMNKRWDKKRECYFNREGEPVVPKKNIIFEDVLLIIPSSAEYYRNVLKDDTYAKRHEKEIKYAMISCLRKRDEERMKKSVEEMLINLKKVVVEIKAEAVQVEVEKKVEVVKEEDLKVVETEKIEEKVVEDEKKTESLTEVKIENFKSASDEGAGDEKKEELKQTEAPENTKVPITEVLKKNEDCEDGNWSSLADGKEKEAAGPCVG